ccttggtggcagctctacgcttccgtactttctttccaagctcatTAGATATCACAcatacaagcagcagaaattatTTTCCTTCAAAGAGTGGctcttagagatagggtgaagAGCTCAGTCATTCAAGAGGGACTCAAAGTAGCGCCGTTGTTTCTTCACATAGAAAGTTGAGATGGTCCcagcatctgacaaggatgcctcctgaaAACCTCTTCTGTTAAGTATTCTGGGCATGTCCAACTGGGAGGAGGCCCAGGGGTAGACCCAGGACTTACTGGAGAGATTACGTCTCTTGAGAATGTCTTAGTGGTGGTTGGGGTAAAGAAAAGTGTGGGCTTCTCTGCTCAGATTGCTCACCCTGTCCCCAAACTAAATTAATCCCAAAttagtccatccatccatccatccatccatccatccatccatccatccactttcATAACTACCTTATCCCAGCTTGAACAGGGTAAAAAGTTAATTACCTAGTTAGTTAATGTGAGAATTACATCGCATTCTCACATCCGAGCATCTAATATAGAATATACTAATTAGCCTAACAAGCTTGTCTTTGTTGCAGCCCACATAGCAGCAGCAATTTCCTGCTAACCTCTGTACCTCTGTGCTGTCcatgcacaaacaaacaaacaaacacacacacaaaacacaaacacgcacacactctctctctctctctctctcacacacacacacacacacacacacacacacaaacacacaagcccattcagctatcttagtgaggaccttcattgacataatggtttccctagcccttaccctaaccctaaccattaaaaatgaatgcctaaccccaacccttaccctaaacctaaccttaacctaattgtaaccctgacactaaaaccacattttaaaggccttcaaatttgtgaggaccggtgtgtgtcctcacaagtgactgttggttctcacaagtatagtagaatgcagattttggtcctcacaaagatagctagacaggaacacacacacacacacacacacacgcacacacacacaactcacacacacacacacacacacacacacacacacgagaatGTTTCTGGGGGAACTTCTTGTGTTGCACCAGAGTTTGGTACTCTATGTAAAGATCTACATAGAGTACCAAACTTGCGGGTTCTTGCCAGATGTGATAAACAATTTATTGCATTATTTTCTCATACTAGGAAGTATTTCGTTTGCCTTTGTGGTTACCATTTCTGATGAGCTAAAATGCCGTTTCGAACAACCCCTTTGTTTGATGTGTTAAACGATCATTTTTCTCCTAATTTAAGGATCACTTAGACATAATTGGGTTCATACAATATACAGTGAATTACTGAGCAGATCTCAAACAAATGAAGCCATTTCCATTAATGCTGCTTAATTTTGTTAGTATTAttgtgtctttatttatacattttcatCATATACATCAAATGCTAGTGTCATATACATGAACACATAAAATGTTTCTTAATTTaccttaaaaaaatatgtaaaatcatTCAAGGTAATTCGGATTGACTTAGTAGAACTCATTAACCCTTACTATTCTGATCTGACAATGATGTTGCTTTCTACTGTTTTAAtcatctttcatttttttttcatttcactgtgttttcCTCAGAACCTCAGAACactagaaggaaaaaaaaacatttatttccttGTTTGTGTAACCCGTGTCTTGACAAGTGAATAAATTCCccagtaataaaaaaacaacaaaaaaaattagtAATCATTCAAAGCAGTTTAATGTTTCTTTATGGAATAGTTTATGCACATTGTTTTCGATGTAAAACTAAAGGGCAACATCTCCAGAAAAACTCAGGAAATGCGAAAGGTTAAATTTAAATATGACACTTTGTGCTATAAACAGACAATGTGCACCTGCGTAAATGTACAaggggcacacacacacacacacacacacacacatacacacacaaaatacacagTGTACCCTCACCACAAAATGTGGAGCCCAGCAGGAATGAGGCCTATGATAGGGGAGCAGGAAAGGTGGGTGAGGAAGTGGTGATTTTCATCTGCGTACTCCCACACAAAACTCAGATGTGGGTATGAAAGAGAGAAGTGTGACATGTTCTCATTTTGTCCTACCCGCAGTTCTTCCATTTTGTGAAATACGTAATACTGCTGGGATCATATGAATAATATCTTTGATAGCAGGAGCGTATGCTTTACAAATTTGCTCAAATGGTTCCTCTTACAGTGAAAAATTTCACCCAAGACTTGGCTGGGTATGTGCTTCTctaacaaaaaaaggaagtacAAGCTGCTTCCGTGTTGCATTAATGACCGCAGTATTTTCAGAAAGAGTTTGGAAACAAACACATAGGTTGGGACATTTTCTTAACAATGCACAAATACATAACTATACAAAAATCCCTTTTACCACGAAAACATGAATTAGAGTAACTTCCTTTTACGATTACTGTATGATGCTGTTGATACTAGACTGAATACACATTgtaaccaaaaaacaaaatcaaacaaattaaaaaactaaactaaaaaaaaaataaagaaaaaacataaagaagaaaagaaaaggcaatcatatgaacaaaaacaacaacaacaacaacaaaaccactTGGCAATATATACAGTACAAACAAATACTGGGTGCAACACTAACAGCGGAAAAAggatttagttgttttttttttacagctaaaTTAAGGCACATACACTGCATGTGTCCATACACAattgatatatattttagatGGAAGGGATTTAAAAAACCACATCAGCAGAAGAGACTATGTAAAATAAagcccttttctttttctttcttttttagtttAGCATGGAAAATAGGTCTGTGGCATATGTTCTATATGTACATCTTGCAGAATCAGCTGTGGTTTCTCaggtgttgctgctgctgttctcaGCTGTCATTTTGGAGGAGGCGCCGGAAGTATAGAGATAGTCTTTAAACAGGCTCATCACCCTCTTCTTGTATGTCTTAATGGCAAAAAAGTAGATGACTGGATCCAAGCAGCAGTTGAAGTTCATTAACGAAACGGTAATCTAGAAGGTAAGGGTAAATTATgaataggaaaaaaagaaagaaaaatgacgGGGACAGTTTAAAATCAATtggaataaaaacacaacaattcTCACCTGTAAGGACACCTTAAAGGCTCTCAGTTCTTCACAGGTTGGCTGGTGGTGTATTTTTCTGGCCATAAACTGGATGACATTGATGTGATAAGGGCTAAAACATACGATGAAGGTGAGGAGGATGAGCAGAATAATAGTGTTGGCCCTGTGATTCCTCCTTGAGCGACCAGTTACAGAGTTCTTTTTAGCTGCATCTCGCAGTTTAATGTTGATCTTGGCATAGCAGCACATGATAATGGTAAGCGGGCAGCAGAAGGACACGACGCAGGCCAGAATCAGGAGATACGGAGTGAAGCGGGAGCCCTCGAAGTTGAAGTACTCCATGCAGGTTCGTCTTCCCTGATGCTCATGCAGCATGCTGCGGAACAGCAGAGGCGCTACCTCCAGAAACACTAGAGCCCAGACCAGGCAGCACACCCTTCGAACAACCTTTACACTCCTTAAACACTGCAGCCGGTGTGGATGCACCATGGCCAGGTATCTGTCCAAGCTGATGCAGGTCATGAAGCCGATACCTGGTGAGAATGTAATGGAAATGACACACAGCTTTTGCTTATTGTGTTCACCATCCCAGCTGCAATCTgagcattttgttttgttgttgaacatttggaaatgtttcatgtattttaaaagtttaaatgcAATGCTTTTGTAGTGTTAATAGACATATATGTCATATGTGACAGATATGATGTACTGATCATGTCTGTAATTACTGACATGTTTTGCATGTGTCTTTCTAAATAGAAAAAAGTGAACTAAAACTAGTATATAGATCTGGCAGCAcctgtacaaacacacacaaagacaagctCCAAAGTACAATGACAAAATTTCTCATAttacctgcatatgtgtttgtaaAGAAAAGAAGTGTGGTCACTTTGCAGAGAAGGTCACCAAAAGGCCAGTCAAAGTGACGGATGTAGTAGGTAATTCTCCCAGGAAGTGCCACTGTGAACAGAGCATCAGATAAAGCAAGGTTGACCAGATAAATGGAGGTGGAGTTGAACTTCTGTTTTCTCTGGCAGATGACACGGAGAACCAAACTGTTGCCGCATGTGCTGATGATGAATACCACAGAGTAGAAAATGGGGAAAAGGACCACTGCGGCTCTTTGGTACACAAACacatcacagctgctctggttTGATGGAACTGCAACAGAGTCCAGGGTCATGTTTCCACCAGCCATCTTGCCTGTCACTTtatgaaaataagaaagaatGTCATAATAAATCATCACAGGCAGAAAAATGCATGTAAATACAGGAGCAACAGACCACTGTGCTGCTATATAGACAAAGAAAACTATAGTAAGGAATACTTACAGTTAGAAACAGAGTAACCAAGTatgttttttaactgtaaatccTGCAGAGTCTGCCAGTTATGGTTGTAAAAGGAGCAGCAAGGCTTGAAATATCTTTGCAAAGTTTATGTGAAGTGTTCAAATCCCACCTCTCCTTTCTGACATCACACATTACATTTGGGTAAATGTCACACATGAACAACAGTAGTAGTTGCATGTTAACATCCTGTGCCCCAGGACATGCAATGCATTAAAATACCCTCATTTAAGATATATTGTACTTGTATCAATTGTCATCCTATTTgccatttcagttttttttgtattttactttGTAATTGGGATGACAATGGTACTTTAAATCACAAGCTGTGAGGCAGGTGGTCATTATGTATTTGCatgcatatacatacatatatgtggCATAAATCTACATACATACTGAGAACATAACAGTAACATTCATATATGTTGTTTCTAAAAGTTTATCGTTATTGGGTATTAACACTTAAAGTGTGACAACAAGAAGCCACTCGGACTGTGATGTGTGActtcaattttgtttttgttttttcctttgtgtAGACAAAATATATTAAACCATCACAAGTTTGCACTGTTTGTGGTGGCAGATATCTTGTTTGAAGGGAGGGTTCGTGACGCAAACTAAGGGGGAAatcaaataaatttaaattaatttgagtttttgttAGTTGCACAGTGGAGTAACTAAAACATTATGAGATTTGGAAACCAAAAGGTTGTCTACCAATTCACTAGTCAGCATGTCGAAGTACCCTTGGGGAAGATGCTGAACCCTGACTTGGCCCTGAGGCATCCATCAGCAGCAAGTGAAGGTTTGCCCCTgtgagtttttgtgtgtgtgagtgttaaaCAAAAAACTATATGGAtatgtgtgattgggtgaatgagacttGTAGTAGAAAGCATTATGAGTGCTCAAATAGAGTAGAAAGGGTACTACAGTACATAAATAGCAATCTTCTAATGATTTAGAAAGAGAAAGATATATAGTGATCTGGGCATGAGGAGAAGATACAGTATATCCTATCTTGTCTTACTCTGTCTGATGTCTAAGAGTATGCACCTCATTTGGGAGCAGGATTGAAAAAAGGACCCTGTAGGTTGACTAGAACTGATTACTTCTTCTTGTAGAGTCTGAATATATTCAAAAGCAAGACTTACATCCCACAGAAGGAGTTGTGATATGATTTGAATTGACTGCAGTTAACATAGGAGTCACTTTCACTGCTGCTGGCAGTGGGTGCAGCGCCGTTTTGAGAAAGGTTAGATGAAGTGATAGAGTGTGAGGTTTTATTATGTTCCCGTCTCTGAGGTTTTTCAAGTTCATACTCTTATGTAGCTGAGGTAAATGCAGAAGGCCTGAGATGGTACTGATGGAAGATATAGCAGGAAGCTAAAGTATTGCTTGATGTGTGAATGAAACACTAACAGTCTGAAGGCAGTTGTGTCTccatgtatatatatgtgtatgtacaAATCTAAACCACCAACCCGCCTGAAAGattaaaaacatataaacaCTCTAAACTGAAATACAAGGTGTTAAATTCTGAGAATTGTTATAGCGGTTACATGTGGCAATGTGAATCTGTGTTGGCAAAGGAAGGTGCAACACGAGCTTCACTGCAAACAAAAAACGCAGTGTGCTCATTCTACTTCACTGACGAAATTTAGTGCCCCGACTTTTTGgactgttttgtattttaaagtgACAACATCAAGACGATCAAGAATAGTCCAGTGGCATTGATGGAGGGGAATTCCCTGCTAATTCTAATAAATTCTGACTAATTTTAAGAAATGTGTAGCTACAGCTGACAGTGTCAGCAGCCACCTGACAGCTGGAGTTGCCATTTCCCTCATGACACATGACTATAAAACCTTTACAATTTAAACTGgtgagtgaaaaaacaaaaaagcaaaaaacaaaagtgaatgcatgtatgtctgtctgtctgtaaatatgtctgtgtaggttctcagtcatccaggttataataatctaaggagcttgaaaaggGGTATAGAGTGAGGTCATGTTAAAAATCCACTCAAATTTGGCTTACATCCACCAAGGTCTTCAAGATaaacttaatgatttattggtcaaaAATAGACAAAAAGCCTTAGAActtagaaactatgattcttaTAAGTGTGGTGTGTATTGTTAACATATAGAAAGTACCATATAAAGATGTcaaatttgacctctgacctctccttcaaggtgGAAGAGATAATAATGCTAGATTATAAAGTATTCAGCCATCTTTCACAGCCAtagaacttgagtgacatcccattcttaatccatagggtttGATATGATGTCGGCCCATGCTTTGCAGCTaaaacagcttcaactcttctgggaaggctttccacaagtTTTAGGAATGCTTATGGGAATTTTGTACCATTCTTTTAGAAGCATAATTGGTCAGACACTGATGCTAGACAAGGAGGCCTGGCTCGCAGTCCCTACTCTAATTCCTGAAGGTGATTTGTTGAGGTCAGAACTCTGTGCAGGTCAGTCAAGCTCTTCCACACCAAACATGCTCATTCATAGACCTTGTTCTGTGCACTGGTCCGCAACCAAGTTGGAATTGGAAGGgaccatccccaaactgttcccacaaagttgggagcatgaaattggCCAAATTTATTTGACTGGAACTGAGGAACCGAGCCTGAAAAACAACCTCACACCATAatcacccctccaccaaactttacacttggtaCTATGGAGTCAGACAAGTACAATTCTCCTGGCAACAACCAAACTCAGACTCATCCATCAGATTGCCAGACAGAGTCTAGTGGCGATGTGCTTTACACCAGTGCATCTGGCACTTTGCATTATGTTTAGTGATGAAAGGCTTGGCTGTAACTGCTCAGTCATGGAAACCCATGCAGAATCTTTCCTCTATGTGCCTCAGCACCCACCAATCCCCACTCTGTTATTTTACATGGCCTACTGCGTCATGGTTGAGTTGCTGTCATTCCAAATCCCTTCCACTTAGTTATAATACCACTACCAGCTGAATGTGGAATATTTATTAGGGAGGAAATTTTAAAatggacttgttgcacaggtagCATCATATCACAGTACCATGCTGGAACTCACTGAGCTCCTTAGAGCAactcattctttcacaaatgtttgcagCAGCAGTCTGCGTACTTAGGTGCTTCTTGTACCAAATGACTGGAACACCTCAATTCAgtgatttggatgggtgagtaaatgtttttgGCAAAATAGTGTATTCCTTAAAACTGTGCTAGGCACATTTCCGGGGATTCTGAATATCACATTACTTTGGACCTCTGAActcttcttcaaggtcaaacttgcataaaatgtcttttatctttaaaactatTGTTAAAGTTCTATTGCCTTTGTTTGTACTGGCAACATTTAGTAAATGATACTAGTatatggggattctaaatatcacattatagttTCCATCCAAATATCATGCCCCATTTGACTtctgacctcacttttacatttcacatttgtctttctttcaaGTTGACTCCAACATGTCTCTTTTTTATCGCACTATAAAATTCTTAAAGtacttttaaaaagaacaaagaaaacaaaatgaatatatataaaatacttTAAAGTAAATTCTGCCCAGAGGGCAACCTGCCTTTGCAGAGCTTTGTGGTCTTTGAGTGCTTATTGTTCTACAGTAAGCTATTTGACTTTCACTGTGGATACACTTAGGAAGTTTCTTTGTGGTTTATTGGTTAAAAAGATCCCTGGTTTGCAACCAAGAGACACAAACCCAGCTTTAGGGAGGTCACAAGCTAGTGTACTCTTTGTGCTGGTCCCAAGGCATCtggtgtaaacacaaaaaataagtgGGAAGCTAAACGCACATATTGTGGACACTTATGAAAGGTACCAAAAGGTACAAAAATAAggctttattttactttaacaaTGCTAACAACAA
This is a stretch of genomic DNA from Pelmatolapia mariae isolate MD_Pm_ZW linkage group LG16_19, Pm_UMD_F_2, whole genome shotgun sequence. It encodes these proteins:
- the si:ch211-184m13.4 gene encoding G-protein coupled receptor 183: MAGGNMTLDSVAVPSNQSSCDVFVYQRAAVVLFPIFYSVVFIISTCGNSLVLRVICQRKQKFNSTSIYLVNLALSDALFTVALPGRITYYIRHFDWPFGDLLCKVTTLLFFTNTYAGIGFMTCISLDRYLAMVHPHRLQCLRSVKVVRRVCCLVWALVFLEVAPLLFRSMLHEHQGRRTCMEYFNFEGSRFTPYLLILACVVSFCCPLTIIMCCYAKINIKLRDAAKKNSVTGRSRRNHRANTIILLILLTFIVCFSPYHINVIQFMARKIHHQPTCEELRAFKVSLQITVSLMNFNCCLDPVIYFFAIKTYKKRVMSLFKDYLYTSGASSKMTAENSSSNT